In Gossypium arboreum isolate Shixiya-1 chromosome 5, ASM2569848v2, whole genome shotgun sequence, a single genomic region encodes these proteins:
- the LOC108451530 gene encoding putative disease resistance protein At3g14460 encodes MPKNHRATDTMLKYQRESRYAKREIENYHSDLDELLRDIERLINMLYLDIKGTKLARMPEGMGRLKDLRIITDFVLGYQTGSKINDLGKLKHLRGRFSISGLKNVASAIDAKNANLKDKVNLKELELSWGEDNDIDGDSRHDREVLEQLKPHTNLEHLFIRSYLPYMISDKAFPLLQELCIRYCPKLTKSLPKHLPCLKKLKIKDCEKLGGLLPTAPSILELELKKCKALQLEPLACGLQKLDITDSNMDDSALEQMLQQCTLLDNLCLSGCSEIRSLSEVRVPITLKQLEFYSCESVDYSNIFLYTSLESLDIYSWKCHGLESFLLGSLLMLKQVHIRGYGLAVTNLTRLWLLNCGSLKSLPEQMHSVFPSLEYLTIVGCPEIERVPKEGLPSKLKEIRIFESDKLIESLIRKREWSLHTLPSLTSLYIRDSEVEMECFPDEHLLPSSLTSLNISSLRNLKSLEYKGFQHLTSLCNLSIYNCPKLQSMPPNMLPPFLSHLCIKNCPLLKEHCEKDKDKDWANIFHIPVIVIDEQVII; translated from the exons ATGCCCAAGAATCACCGAGCGACTGATACCATGCTAAAATATCAAAGAGAAAGTAGATATGCAAAGAGAGAAATTGAAAACTACCACAG TGACCTTGATGAGTTACTGAGAGACATAGAGAGATTGATCAACATGCTATATCTTGATATAAAAGGAACAAAGTTAGCAAGGATGCCAGAAGGAATGGGTAGGTTGAAAGATCTTCGAATAATAACAGATTTTGTTTTAGGCTATCAAACTGGATCGAAAATTAATGATTTGGGAAAGCTCAAGCATCTACGTGGAAGATTTTCCATTTCAGGACTAAAAAATGTTGCAAGTGCCATAGATGCCAAAAATGCCAATTTGAAGGATAAGGTGAATCTTAAAGAGTTGGAGTTGAGTTGGGGTGAAGATAATGATATTGATGGTGATTCAAGGCATGATAGAGAAGTACTTGAACAACTAAAGCCTCATACAAATTTGGAGCATCTTTTTATTAGGAGTTATCTTCCTTACATGATT AGTGATAAAGCTTTCCCTCTTCTACAAGAGTTATGCATTAGATATTGTCCAAAACTAACTAAGTCTCTTCCCAAACACCTCCCTTGTTTAAAGAAACTGAAGATTAAAGATTGTGAGAAGCTTGGAGGCTTGCTTCCAACGGCACCAAGCATTTTGGAACTTGAGTTAAAGAAATGCAAAGCATTGCAGTTGGAGCCATTGGCTTGTGGGCTTCAGAAGTTGGACATTACAGATTCGAATATGGATGATTCTGCATTGGAACAAATGTTGCAACAATGCACACTTCTTGACAATTTATGTTTGTCAGGTTGTTCAGAAATTAGATCCCTTTCTGAAGTTAGGGTGCCCATCACATTGAAGCAATTAGAGTTCTATTCATGTGAAAGCGTGGATTATTCCAATATCTTCTTGTATACATCCCTTGAATCCTTGGATATTTATAGTTGGAAGTGTCATGGATTGGAATCTTTCCTATTAGGATCGCTTCTTATGCTAAAGCAAGTTCATATTAGGGGAT ATGGATTAGCTGTCACCAATTTGACCCGACTTTGGCTTTTAAATTGCGGAAGTTTAAAGTCATTGCCAGAGCAAATGCACTCCGTCTTTCCATCCCTTGAGTATTTGACAATAGTTGGATGTCCAGAAATAGAGAGGGTTCCAAAAGAGGGTTTGCCctccaaattaaaagaaattagaaTATTTGAGAGTGATAAACTAATTGAGAGCTTGATTAGAAAAAGGGAATGGAGTTTGCATACACTCCCTTCTCTTACATCTTTATATATCAGGGATTCAGAAGTAGAGATGGAGTGTTTTCCAGATGAACATCTGCTTCCCTCTTCTCTTACGTCTCTCAATATCTCTAGTCTTCGAAATCTAAAGAGTTTGGAATATAAAGGGTTTCAACACCTCACCTCTCTTTGCAATTTGTCAATCTACAATTGTCCCAAGCTCCAATCCATGCCGCCAAACATGCTCCCTCCCTTTCTTTCTCATTTGTGCATTAAAAATTGTCCTTTGCTGAAGGAACATTGTGAAAAGGATAAAGATAAAGATTGGGCCAACATTTTCCACATCCCTGTCATTGTAATTGATGAACAAGTCATCATATAG